One segment of Saprospiraceae bacterium DNA contains the following:
- a CDS encoding BatA domain-containing protein — MQFVFPAFLAALAVLAVPIIIHLFYFRRFKRVYFTNVRFLKEVKEETSNRQKLRNLLVLLMRCLAIAAMVLAFAQPFIPLSAGVKKGERAVSVYVDNSFSMNALSKNAPLLELAKQRARDIVNAYGVEDRFQVLTNDFEGRDQRLISKEDALDRIEEIRTSPASRDISKVLIRQQQCLNSGKQENKTAYVVSDFQANIADVADFRDTLIEVNLVPMRAVQERNVSVDSVWFESPVQILNQPANLLVKLSNRSEGEATELRLSLQHDGQSKPVGSLNIPARGSKIDTVSFNILRSGWHEAKISVTDYPIQFDDNYYLAFHVAERINVLSINGLQPNKYLENAFLGARYFLLNNVSAGALDYSKFSDYQLIVLNELGVVSSGLANELKNFVQNGGNVLVFPSQTADLNSYNAFLQNFDAGNLGAYEPTPRQASDINTEEFVFKDVFLNKGSNLRLPITQGNFKIAPARGEYILTYRDGSAMLAKYTQGEGALYLNAAPLNEQLNDLVRNGEIFVPMLFKMAIAGTKGRQVAYTIGKDEVLESKHQVSISGESIYKLQRVAENTPTSDPNVAPATTEEFIPEQRILGSKVLLTPGTQMRDAGWYRLRLRGDSTLAVFAFNYDRKESDLRYLTNEKLAENLPKNIKLIAETAEANFGQVVDERERGIVLWRWCVMFALLFLALEVLFLRLWKV, encoded by the coding sequence ATGCAATTCGTTTTTCCCGCGTTTCTCGCCGCCCTTGCCGTTTTAGCCGTTCCGATTATCATCCACCTTTTCTATTTCCGGCGATTCAAGAGAGTGTATTTCACCAATGTCCGTTTTTTGAAAGAGGTGAAGGAAGAGACAAGCAATCGCCAGAAACTGCGCAACCTGCTCGTGCTGCTCATGCGTTGCCTAGCCATTGCCGCGATGGTGTTGGCTTTTGCGCAGCCATTCATCCCCTTGTCCGCAGGCGTGAAAAAGGGTGAGCGAGCAGTGAGCGTATATGTGGACAACTCGTTCAGCATGAATGCCTTGTCGAAAAACGCGCCACTGCTCGAATTGGCCAAACAACGCGCCCGCGACATCGTGAACGCATACGGCGTGGAAGACCGCTTTCAGGTGCTGACCAACGACTTTGAAGGACGCGACCAACGCCTCATCAGCAAAGAGGACGCACTTGACCGAATCGAGGAAATCCGCACCAGCCCGGCATCGCGCGATATTTCAAAAGTGCTCATCCGCCAACAACAATGCCTCAACTCTGGCAAACAAGAAAACAAAACAGCCTACGTCGTCAGTGACTTTCAAGCCAACATCGCCGATGTCGCCGATTTCCGCGACACTTTGATAGAGGTCAATCTCGTGCCCATGCGGGCAGTGCAAGAGCGAAACGTGTCGGTGGATAGTGTGTGGTTTGAAAGCCCGGTCCAAATCCTCAATCAACCCGCGAACCTGCTCGTAAAACTCAGCAACCGCAGCGAAGGTGAAGCGACCGAACTTCGGCTCAGCCTCCAGCACGACGGCCAGTCGAAGCCCGTCGGTTCCCTCAATATCCCAGCGCGCGGCAGCAAAATTGACACAGTGAGTTTCAACATCCTGCGCTCCGGCTGGCATGAGGCCAAAATCTCGGTAACGGACTACCCCATCCAATTCGACGACAACTACTATCTTGCCTTTCATGTCGCCGAGCGAATCAACGTGTTGTCCATCAACGGCTTGCAACCCAACAAGTATCTGGAAAACGCCTTTTTGGGCGCTCGATACTTTCTACTGAACAACGTCAGCGCGGGTGCCTTGGATTATTCCAAATTCTCCGACTACCAACTCATCGTGCTCAACGAGCTGGGTGTCGTGTCGTCAGGTTTGGCCAACGAATTGAAGAATTTTGTTCAGAACGGCGGCAATGTGTTGGTATTTCCAAGCCAGACTGCCGACCTCAATTCGTACAATGCCTTTCTCCAAAACTTCGACGCTGGCAATCTCGGCGCATACGAACCCACCCCCCGGCAAGCCAGCGACATCAACACCGAAGAGTTCGTGTTCAAAGACGTGTTTCTGAACAAAGGCTCCAACCTGCGCCTGCCCATCACGCAAGGCAATTTCAAAATCGCCCCCGCTCGTGGCGAATACATTTTGACCTATCGCGATGGCTCCGCGATGCTAGCCAAATACACGCAAGGAGAAGGGGCGCTCTACCTCAATGCCGCACCGCTCAATGAACAGCTGAACGACCTTGTCCGCAACGGAGAAATTTTCGTGCCCATGCTGTTCAAAATGGCGATTGCTGGCACCAAAGGCCGTCAAGTCGCCTACACCATCGGCAAAGACGAAGTGTTGGAATCGAAGCACCAAGTCTCCATAAGCGGCGAGAGCATATACAAACTGCAAAGAGTAGCGGAAAACACCCCAACATCCGACCCAAATGTCGCGCCAGCCACTACGGAAGAGTTCATTCCCGAACAACGCATTCTCGGCTCTAAAGTGCTGCTTACCCCCGGCACACAGATGCGCGATGCCGGCTGGTATCGGCTCCGTCTGCGGGGCGACAGCACACTTGCGGTGTTCGCGTTCAATTATGACAGAAAAGAAAGCGACCTCCGCTATTTGACCAATGAAAAACTCGCGGAGAACCTGCCTAAAAACATAAAATTGATTGCGGAAACCGCCGAAGCCAATTTTGGGCAAGTGGTGGACGAGCGCGAACGCGGCATCGTGCTGTGGCGCTGGTGCGTCATGTTTGCCCTGCTGTTTTTGGCACTGGAAGTGTTGTTTTTGAGATTGTGGAAGGTGTAA